GTTCCTGTCGCGACCGGCACACCTGCGTTCCCACCGGTGAACTGGAGCACGAGGCGAACGCCTACAAGGAGCTGGCAGGTTTCGACCTGGCCACACTCCAGGCCCTGTCCCACGATCGAACCCCCACCTGAACGCCGAGCCGAGGAGTACCCCATGCCCCACGTGATCCACGCCCTGGATCGAGCCGATGCCGGTGACCTCCGCGCTGCGACCCGGCCGGAGCACCTGGCCTACGTCGGAGGCTTCGACGTCCTCTACGGTGGACCCCTGCTGGAAGACAACGGCCGGATGTGCGGTTCTTTGATCGTCCTGGACGTCGACTCCCGGGAGGCGGCCGAGGAGTTCGCGGCCGGGGATCCCTACGCCGTGGCAGGCCTGTTCGAACGGG
The window above is part of the Acidimicrobiales bacterium genome. Proteins encoded here:
- a CDS encoding YciI family protein, whose amino-acid sequence is MPHVIHALDRADAGDLRAATRPEHLAYVGGFDVLYGGPLLEDNGRMCGSLIVLDVDSREAAEEFAAGDPYAVAGLFERVTITGFRPILGT